The DNA segment AGGCAGCTAATTTTCTGCCTTCTAATGCAGGGAGTGAGAATCCTGGTGCAGCTGATGATGGCAGCTCCTTTCCTATTGCTGGGGCTCTTGAAGTTTTGTCAACCATCTCTACTGCTGTCCAAAGCACAGTAAGTGAGTTGGGAATGCGGGAGAAAATGGGTTTAAGAGAGCCTTGGGGCTTTGGCCTTTCATCAGAAACATTGTGAGAGGAAACTTGATTTTGATACTTGAGGAATGAATGGTAGGAAAGCATTCCAGCCTTCAGACAACCTTTATCCTGCACCTTGCTTCTAACTGGCATCTAATGTGTAAGATGTCTTGAATTTTGATAGTTCTGTATTAAATGTTgatacaaaacaacaaaaactaacagtgtgctgtgcagtgtgtgtttctgtgtgtgtcacCTCTGGACTCTGTCATCTCTGCTCGCTCCCTTTGGAGTATACAGGTAAATGCAGGGTCAGACTCATTCCTGGAATAGCTCCACTGATTTCCACAGAACTGTCTAGAGATGAAATCCATTCTCCTCTTCAAAAACCTCTGTGAAACTACCCCAATTTGCTTGGAAATCAGCTTGCTCCTGTGACCATGAGAAATGTACTTCAAAGGAAGCCATTACCCTTAGAAACTGCTTTTGTGATCTGCTGTCTTGTCAATTTGCCCGTGAATCTAAAAGAGCTGCAGATGGAAAGCTTGCTTCTGCTTTTAAAGCTTGAACAAAAGTTAGCAACCAAAATCTGCAGGTCTAGTGTTTTCTCACTGGAAGGATGAGAACTAAATACTTTAATGTGCTGAGAACCAGCCTGTTCACAAACTAAGAATGTATTTCCCATCAGATTGCTGCAGCTGTCTGGGAACTGTAATAAACTTCTAGATGATAATGTGTTGTGGCTCTATCCATGTCCTTCTGCTCTCTTTGTGATGGTTAAGGTTGAATTTTAGGGTGACAAGGACCAATTTGGCTTTTATGTGAGTGTCCAGCGTCACATTGCTGAAATAAATGCCCCAGTTCAATTTCTTCCCTTGTACAGTCTTCTGCAAGTTTTATGTGCTGTATTTATGCAAATCTGATTCCTAGGGGAAAACTGTTATTAGTGGAGGTCTGGATGCCTTGGAATTCATTGGGAAAAAGACAATGGATGTAATAGCTGAGGGAGACCCTGgattcaaaaaaacaaaaggccTAATAAACAGAAGCTCTACATTATCTCAGGTACAGTTCCTTATCAGCATCGCGTTGGTTTCtcttatttcttctcctttcttttgtgGTCCTGTCATTAAGCAACCATTTTTACTATTGGACTAAAagccttttcctcctgtgttCCGTATCTTCTGGCACTGTCACGAggcctctgcttttctttttcaggtcTTACGAGAggcaaaggagaaagaagagcagcagacaGCTACCGAGGTTACCATGGCTACGGAGAAGAAAGCCCATTATGGGTTACTGTTTGATGAGTTTCAGGGTCTTTCGCATCTGGAGGCCTTAGAGatgctttccagagagagtgaaTCAAAGGTAATGGCCTTGAGcattttgctttctattttgagctcagctgagcagggaaagaaaaagattagaaatatatgtatatacatgtaGAATCAAGTGCTCAGAACTTGCTATAAAATGGTAATTACACAGCTTCACTTGGACCCTTGCATTAGGATCTGGTGTTTACCTTGGGAACAGTATATCCTGTCCTCAGGTCCTAATTCCATTCCCTTTACCCAGccagcctcagctcctgcatGTCTTCAACAACTTTTCACAAGTTACTCTCCTCACACCCACTTGTTTTCTGCCTtggtctggagaagaggagggtgTTGTAAGCACAGCAGAGATTGTCCTGTCTGTCTtgaggcagggaggagagcaggTCAGCATGCAATTTCAGAAGTCATTCACttttttttatgaaagaaatttgAGTAACTCCTTAAGAATCCATTATTACATAACAGGGCTTCACAAACAGgtcattttcctctttcctaTAGGAACATACCATTTTCACATTTACATCAGTCATGTTTTCACATGCAGTGTAAATTAGTGCTGCATTTCCTGTCCTACTGGACGGATTTAAGGTTCTCTctttggctgtgctgcccctaACTAGGTGAAATCTGTTCTAAATGCCCTCTCTGGAGAGGAGTTGGACACACTGAAGGAGGAAATGGAACAACTCAAAGAAGCATTTTCTTTACCTGAATTCtttgaggaagaagaggaagaaaagaagggtAAGAGAGCCCCAGGTTCTGGTAGGAGAAGCTGGTTCTCACTGAAATTCTCAATGCAGAGCCAGCCAGCTCTGATCACTAGTAATGGGCATGATGCCAAAGTTAAGTTATTCTTTAGCTGGGTGCTGAATCCTAAAGCCATCTGTGGCCAGGGTCATGGCAGGTAGCAACACCTTTCATCTCTGGAAAGCTACTGTGCAGTAATTCTGTATCAAAAGGTACAGTAATTCTGTAGCAGGAATGATTTGCCAAAGCAGGATTAGACTCCTGGACAGTTCATACAACTGACCCTGAGCCAAGATGCAAATTCAAAGAGATGCCGGATTTCCTTGACCAGGAGGGAAAGACTATGAATAGACTTGTCCAACCTGTAGGAAAGCAAaaagtctttttattttattttttttttaatgagagtTAGCACACAGACCAAAAGACTCAGAGGTGCTTTCATACACAAGAGTTCTGATTCTTGAGGATTTCATGGatttaaatgtaaatttctTGCATTGCTTTTACCTAAATGCTCATCAGGGAGGGCTTACACACCTGCACTGCTATTGCTCAGTATTTAATGTATCTTTTATATTTGCACATAATGGATCTCACATCTGCTCCACCATATATAACAGGAGAACCATAGACTCTAAGTGATATTTCAGACTCTCCAAGGTGATGTGCAAATTATACATTATGAAAGGCTGcctgtaaaaaaataaaaaataaaaaaatggatttaCCTCAGCTACAAAACCAGAACTGGGAAGGCCAAAGCTAACCTTCAGGCACTGTTGTCTCCACCTTTGCAGAACTTACCTTAGAAACTGTATTTGAAAAGACTAGCTTTGATTCATTCTTGCCTGAGGTGATGattcaaagagaaataaaggaaacagTTGACAGACTTGGGCAGAACTAGTTGTGCATTGAAGTGCTGCTTATTCCTGAATCTGTCCTTTGTGTGGATTCTTTAACCTTTTCTGTCCTTTAGGAGATGAGGAGTTCACAAAAGAAGTTACACAGTTGTTTTCAGAATTGCATATCTCTTCCAAGCCGGACAAAGTGATCACGGTGAGTTATTTCCCATCTTTTGAAAGCTGGAGAGATTCCCCACAGGAACTGCTTCTCAGTCCTGCATTGCTTGGGAAAATACCAAATGTATGGAAGCAAGCCATGGTTTAGATCTTTTGGCAATGGTAGGCAAAGGAGATGGCCTTTCCCTTTAACTCCATGGAACAAAATCCTGTTCCGTAATGTTTTTGGCTCTGGTTCAGTAGACACCAACCAGTGTGTCTTTGCCCTGTTGCTGGGCAGTTGTGAGTGGTGGCAAAGATAACCAGGGAGCAGCAAGCCTTCAGCCACCACAGTGAAATAACCTGCAGTCATGAACGAAGCTCTCCTCTTGGTACAAAACTCCTGGTTTTACTACATTCAGGAGTTGGTATGAAGAAGAATCAcctttcttgcttttatttcactACCCTTCAGATCCACCAAGTGGCAGCAGCATTCTGCAgacatgtttttaaaactcCTCTGATAGTCTGGTCTTGCTGGTAAACTCCAGCACCTGGTGGTAGAGAAATAACTGCTCTCAACTACATCAGTGCAGCCAACTCTCTAAATAAAGTCCTGAAGGCACTGGGGTCATTTGTCCTGGTGCTTCCCACAAGCTCAGGAGTCGTAGCTGCTTCCTTCCTGTAGAGAGATCCAATAGTCCATGTCTTGTGATGTGCAGGGAGGCTTCATTCTCATTCCAGTCATTAAATACTGTGGCACATCTTCATACAGGTGAGGACGTCTGCTCATGAATGGATAGCACAATTCAACAGTAGTCTTCCTAAGCAAGAAAAAGAGagtgaagaaaaacaagaaatagaATCCAAAGATGGTGACCAGGACTCTAAAGAATCAGTAGAGGTAACTTGAGTAATGAAGGAATAGAGTAACTGACTGTGCAGTGTTTATCTGGCTGCTGAGTTACAGTTGTGATTCCCAGAGTTTATGGGTTTCTATCTCTCTGCAGGCTCTGAGGTCTGAAAGAGCAGTGTAGTGATAGTATGTCGTGTGATTGActtgttttaaataataaaagctGCAAGTTTTCAAATGGTATGGGGAATCTTTTTCACTCTTGTAGGATATTCATGCATTTGCCATAAGAAGTCTGGCAGAACTGACAGCCTGCTCCATTGAAATGTTTCACAAAACTGCAGCTTTGATTCTGTATGGTCATAAACAGGAGGTGACAGCCACAGACAGAGCCAAGTCCCTTTCACAGTGAGTGCATCTCTTAGTAAATGTATAGCATGTAATTACTTACTGATTAAACTGTCTAGTAACTCTTTGCAAATCTGTGCAATGCAGGGCTCTTGAATAGGTGTTCAAATTTGTGAATTTGTGACGGGTGGCATCACTGTCTTCCAGCAGAACTCAGCTTTCTCTTTCCAACTCAAACACATTTCTTAATAAGAAAGAGGAAACCCTACTTGAAAGCTTTATGTAGCCAAGAAGATTGTTTGCCCTCAGCTTGTGCTAGTCAGTAGACAGACTTTTAAAACATGACAAAGCAGTTGTATAAAAGGGATTCTTGATTACCTCTTTGTTAATCATTTAGTATGCTAGGTACATGAGACTGTACAATTACTTCCCAGGAGATACTTGGCATGGGTATGAAATATGCATCACTTTCTAATTCA comes from the Pithys albifrons albifrons isolate INPA30051 chromosome 15, PitAlb_v1, whole genome shotgun sequence genome and includes:
- the FAM114A2 gene encoding protein FAM114A2, whose amino-acid sequence is MSEKDSGENLKEETSYKEENEQKSEELGCSESNEEKELETVPVTRKRPEPKPPSQSAATEKPTAETIKVSDSPAVQTGWGYWGSWGKSLLSTASATVATVGQGISNVIEKAETTLGIPSPTEISSESGDATRGSENPGAADDGSSFPIAGALEVLSTISTAVQSTGKTVISGGLDALEFIGKKTMDVIAEGDPGFKKTKGLINRSSTLSQVLREAKEKEEQQTATEVTMATEKKAHYGLLFDEFQGLSHLEALEMLSRESESKVKSVLNALSGEELDTLKEEMEQLKEAFSLPEFFEEEEEEKKGDEEFTKEVTQLFSELHISSKPDKVITVRTSAHEWIAQFNSSLPKQEKESEEKQEIESKDGDQDSKESVEDIHAFAIRSLAELTACSIEMFHKTAALILYGHKQEVTATDRAKSLSQMTIMLCKELSAFSKEFTTCLTTAGVKEKADVLNPLITGVFLEASNSASYIQDAFQLLLPVLQISLIEARTELSQ